CTTTATTGACACCATCAAAGTCCCAGTAGCGATTTACCACAGTCTTTCCTACAGGAATGACATGTACATCCTTAAACTGGACTTGAGTATTTCCACAGACATTGGTATCCGCAATGGCTATTTGTGCATGCCAGTTCTGAAAAGAAAGAATTAAAAAAACAAGTAAGGGATATTTAATCATCTTCATTATGTAATCATTCTAATTTTTAAAAGTTTTTCAAATTTGGACACTCAGCTCTAGACTTAAAGACCTTTTCTATGAAACCAATATAACCTAGACTTAACTCTAGCGCACCAAAGCCTCCAGTAGCAGATGATAGCTCTGTAAGGGCATGATCATAACTGAGGCCTACTTGAATACCCCTAGTTTCATATCTAAACATACCTATTAATGCGTCAAAGCCTTGATTACCCAATCTCCCATAAACACCGATTTGAAAGTTGGTTTTATTATCATAATACTCACGCATCAGAAGCTGAGCAGCTGTGCCGAAATTTATTTGTCTATGTGCAGCTTGATTAGCAAATAAGAAAGTAGGTATAATGTACACGGCATCATTCACTCTAAGTCTGCCCGAAGAATAAACGGTAATACGTTTGTCATTTTGTACGTTACTATTAAAAATAGATATTTTATCAGACACAATATGATCAACTGCCCCACCTAAAAAGACATTGGCAAAGCTTGGAAACACAATTTGATAATTTAAACCAAGTCCTAGATTAGGAACAAACAAGTTCGCATGTTGAAAACTAACAGGCTCTTCTGGAAAAACCAGATTCGTATTTACCTGTCTATAATCCATTCCCAAATTAGCTCCTATGGATAAGTAATGTTTAGTTTCACCATATCCGAGTCGTTTATGATAAGCTAGATTTAGTCTGCCCGTATTGTTGGCCAGTCTTCCATATAAGTCATCTCTATAAATAGCAATTCCTGCCCCTACATAGTCCTTCTCTCCTTCATGGTCTCCAAATTTTAATTCACCATTAACGCCATAAGTATTCACACCCGAACTAATACTGGTCCATTGGGTTCTATAATGTGCATTGATGCGATAACTGCCATCAAAAAAACCTGTCATGGCTGGATTTAAATATGGCTGGGATGCAAAATATTGTGAGAAGATTGCATCCTGCGAATACAATCCTAGAGCTAAAAATATACTACTAAAAACTAAACTAAATTTCTTCATACAATTACCTTTCTAATAAAATTGTTCCCTTCTTTATTTGCAAATCCAAAGGCTGACCTACCGTACTGTATTTCATAAAATAGGTATAAATACCATTCATAACTATTTGGCCTTTTGAATCAGTTCCATCCCATTCAAATGTTTCATTATCCGCATTATATATCATATTGCCCCAGCGATCATATACCTTAAACTCAAAGGTGCTGAATAATTTAACAGAACCGAAATTATTATCCAGATCTTTTAACTTATACTTCGAATTTTTTAAAGCACCTGGGGTAAATATATTAGGAATGTTTTCCTCCTTTAATACATCATTCTTTTCAATTACCTTTATGGTAATATTGGTTTTTGTTTCGCATTTAGGACCATAATTGGCTACAACAAAATAGGTTGTATTTTCAGTAACATTATTTGATCGAATAACCGAATCTTTATTGGACAATAAGTCATATTTTTTCTCTGGTATTGAAGTCCACACGATATTGTACAATCCTATAGGACTATCTATCCGGAGCATTTGAGGTGTCAACTTTAAGACCTCTTTAAACTCTGGTACGATCGTTATAAACTTCTCTGGATAAGGGTGAATAGTCCAGCGTGCGGTATCTTGGCACCCAGCCCTGTCAGTGACTATACACTCATAATCACCAGCCACTATCGCTGATCCTTCTACTACTTTGGTATCCTGCCCTTGATTCCATTTATAAACCATATTCATGCTATCACCTAGAGTTACGAAAACTTCCATTTTTCCGAAGCCCACATTCGCACAAAGAGTATCTGTTCCTCGAATAATAGCTTTTGGTTTTGGATTCTGCTTTACTTCGATGTCTTTTATTTCTAAAGGATAGCACTTCAGGGTATCATTGATAACTAG
Above is a genomic segment from Chitinophagales bacterium containing:
- a CDS encoding PorP/SprF family type IX secretion system membrane protein, yielding MKKFSLVFSSIFLALGLYSQDAIFSQYFASQPYLNPAMTGFFDGSYRINAHYRTQWTSISSGVNTYGVNGELKFGDHEGEKDYVGAGIAIYRDDLYGRLANNTGRLNLAYHKRLGYGETKHYLSIGANLGMDYRQVNTNLVFPEEPVSFQHANLFVPNLGLGLNYQIVFPSFANVFLGGAVDHIVSDKISIFNSNVQNDKRITVYSSGRLRVNDAVYIIPTFLFANQAAHRQINFGTAAQLLMREYYDNKTNFQIGVYGRLGNQGFDALIGMFRYETRGIQVGLSYDHALTELSSATGGFGALELSLGYIGFIEKVFKSRAECPNLKNF
- a CDS encoding gliding motility-associated C-terminal domain-containing protein — encoded protein: MRKILIRIVALLLIYSISNEIYACPFTINKTVIQPTCGSNGLLSFSLTPPPSSGANFKVYRDGVFLVSINGSLASLNSLTPGTYKVVVTDNSSGCKDSLTDIVLDPAQNALTVNYYIDSPRCDTSTNGRLALKLIHANYPVTYQWSKDGNPFTNNDSILKPAMKGKYAVTVVDNSNCRFERGDMEVHELKGKMIAIDTIVFPTSCDSPNGKITINIKARHFDPSSWDKDIRYKWLNRPDRDTFNFIDSLPAGKYTLVINDTLKCYPLEIKDIEVKQNPKPKAIIRGTDTLCANVGFGKMEVFVTLGDSMNMVYKWNQGQDTKVVEGSAIVAGDYECIVTDRAGCQDTARWTIHPYPEKFITIVPEFKEVLKLTPQMLRIDSPIGLYNIVWTSIPEKKYDLLSNKDSVIRSNNVTENTTYFVVANYGPKCETKTNITIKVIEKNDVLKEENIPNIFTPGALKNSKYKLKDLDNNFGSVKLFSTFEFKVYDRWGNMIYNADNETFEWDGTDSKGQIVMNGIYTYFMKYSTVGQPLDLQIKKGTILLER